TTGAAATACTAAGCGATCGCTGAAGATTTCCGTGTGTCAACTGTATATATTTTTGCCAGAAAAGCGGTGTGAAAGATGTTAGCATAACGTCCTGTTTTCTGGTAATTCTGTTCCTTTGGGAAAAGAGGCATTACCTACATTAGTCAAACCACAGCATAGATATTTCTGAATTTTTGTGTCACTTCCCTACGCCCACTACCGCGATGCCGTGGCACATCATCTGTACTTTGTTCAGATGCTACCAGCCAGTGTTCCGAAGTAGGCGTGGAAGACAGCCCTGTTGATAAGTGATTGACCATTGCTTGGCGGTTAAAAGCTAAGGGGCCGAACACCAGACTCGATATTAAAAGTGAAATGGCAGCACGCATAGCAAATGTCTATTTTGGAACTCTCCACTTCACTGATACTTAGCTTTTTGATTAATATCCGGACAATTCATCAAAAAGTATTCTGTTTTACTGAAAATAAACTCCTCTTATCCTCCGTTTAAATGTTCGACTAATAACCAATTACCAGAGTGATTGTAACGACCCCACAATGTAACTAATTGTTCGTCGGGATAAGCGCGTAATTGCTGGTCAATGTGCGATCGCAAAGTCACAAGTTGCCAATTTTGCCCTTGATATGCAACTGGTGCTGTGACAGTGAATCTGTATTCTTGCTGTTCCAATCGGTAAAAAATGCCTG
This Nostoc sp. C052 DNA region includes the following protein-coding sequences:
- the patX gene encoding heterocyst-inhibiting protein PatX — encoded protein: MRAAISLLISSLVFGPLAFNRQAMVNHLSTGLSSTPTSEHWLVASEQSTDDVPRHRGSGRREVTQKFRNIYAVV